In Pseudomonas sp. GCEP-101, one DNA window encodes the following:
- a CDS encoding YggS family pyridoxal phosphate-dependent enzyme translates to MSTIAENIAKVRVRIREAEQAKNRTPNSVQLLAVSKTKPAADIREAFACGLSDFGENYLQEALAKQAELADLPLTWHFIGPIQSNKTRPIAEHFHWVHSVDRLKVAQRLSEQRPATLPPLNVLLQVNVSGEDSKSGCSPAELPALAQAVAQLPHLKLRGLMAIPEPTDDVAAQHAAFARLRELMQGLNLGLDTLSMGMSHDLEAAIGEGATWVRIGTALFGARDYGASH, encoded by the coding sequence ATGTCCACGATAGCAGAGAATATTGCAAAGGTTCGCGTACGAATCCGTGAGGCGGAACAAGCGAAAAATCGCACGCCAAATTCGGTGCAGTTGCTGGCCGTGAGCAAGACCAAACCCGCCGCCGACATCCGCGAGGCGTTCGCCTGCGGCCTGTCCGACTTCGGCGAAAACTACCTGCAGGAAGCCCTGGCCAAGCAGGCCGAGCTGGCGGACCTGCCGCTGACCTGGCATTTCATCGGCCCCATCCAGTCGAACAAGACCCGGCCCATCGCCGAGCACTTCCACTGGGTGCACTCGGTGGACCGCCTGAAAGTCGCCCAGCGCCTCTCCGAACAGCGCCCGGCGACCCTGCCGCCGCTGAACGTGCTGCTGCAGGTGAACGTCAGCGGCGAAGACAGCAAGTCCGGCTGTTCCCCCGCGGAACTGCCCGCGCTCGCCCAGGCGGTGGCACAACTGCCCCACCTGAAGCTGCGCGGCCTGATGGCGATTCCCGAACCCACCGATGACGTCGCCGCGCAACACGCCGCCTTCGCCCGCCTGCGCGAGCTGATGCAGGGCCTGAATCTGGGCCTGGACACCCTGTCCATGGGCATGAGCCACGACCTCGAAGCCGCCATCGGCGAAGGCGCCACCTGGGTGCGGATCGGCACCGCCCTGTTCGGCGCCCGCGACTACGGCGCCTCCCACTGA
- the pilT gene encoding type IV pilus twitching motility protein PilT, whose translation MDITELLAFSAKQGASDLHLSAGLPPMIRVDGDVRRINLPPLEHKQVHALIYDIMNDKQRKDYEEFLETDFSFEVPGVARFRVNAFNQNRGAGAVFRTIPSKVLTMEDLGMGEVFKRVSDVPRGLVLVTGPTGSGKSTSLAAMLDYLNNTKYSHILTVEDPIEFVHESKKCLVNQREVHRDTLGFNEALRSALREDPDIILVGEMRDLETIRLALTAAETGHLVFGTLHTTSAAKTIDRIVDVFPAEEKSMVRSMLSESLQAVISQTLLKKIGGGRVAAHEIMIGTPAIRNLIREDKVAQMYSAIQTGGAIGMQTLDMCLKGLVAKGLVTRDAAKEKAKIPENF comes from the coding sequence ATGGATATTACCGAGCTGCTCGCCTTCAGCGCCAAGCAGGGCGCTTCGGACCTGCACCTCTCGGCCGGCCTGCCGCCGATGATCCGCGTCGACGGCGATGTGCGCCGCATCAACCTGCCGCCGCTCGAGCACAAGCAGGTCCATGCGCTGATCTACGACATCATGAACGACAAGCAGCGCAAGGATTACGAAGAGTTCCTGGAAACCGACTTCTCCTTCGAAGTGCCGGGCGTGGCGCGCTTCCGGGTCAACGCCTTCAACCAGAACCGCGGCGCCGGCGCCGTGTTCCGGACCATTCCCTCCAAGGTCCTGACCATGGAAGACCTGGGCATGGGCGAAGTGTTCAAGCGCGTCTCCGACGTGCCGCGCGGCCTGGTGCTGGTCACCGGCCCCACCGGTTCGGGCAAGTCCACCTCGCTGGCGGCGATGCTCGACTACCTGAACAACACCAAGTACAGCCACATCCTCACCGTCGAGGACCCGATCGAATTCGTCCACGAATCGAAGAAGTGCCTGGTCAACCAGCGCGAGGTGCACCGCGACACCCTGGGCTTCAACGAGGCCCTGCGCTCGGCCCTGCGTGAAGACCCGGACATCATCCTGGTGGGCGAGATGCGCGACCTGGAGACCATCCGCCTGGCGCTGACCGCCGCGGAAACCGGCCACCTGGTGTTCGGCACCCTGCACACCACCTCCGCGGCCAAGACCATCGACCGTATCGTCGACGTGTTCCCCGCCGAGGAGAAATCCATGGTCCGCTCCATGCTCTCCGAATCCTTGCAGGCGGTGATTTCCCAGACCCTGCTGAAGAAGATCGGCGGCGGTCGTGTCGCGGCCCACGAGATCATGATCGGCACCCCGGCGATCCGTAACCTGATCCGCGAGGACAAGGTGGCGCAGATGTATTCCGCCATCCAGACCGGCGGCGCGATCGGCATGCAGACCCTGGACATGTGCCTCAAGGGCCTGGTCGCCAAGGGTCTGGTGACCCGCGATGCAGCCAAGGAAAAAGCCAAGATTCCGGAAAACTTCTAA
- the pilU gene encoding type IV pilus ATPase PilU — translation MEFEKLLRLMVEKGASDLFITAGVPPSMKVNGKVLPVTKTALSPEQTRETVLSVMNEQQRRDFAENHECNFAISARGVGRFRVSAFYQRNLVGMVLRRIETNIPTIDDLKLPEILKKLAMTKRGLVIFVGATGTGKSTSLAAMIGYRNKNSTGHIISIEDPIEYIHQHQGCIVTQREVGLDTDSFEVALKNTLRQAPDVIMIGEVRSRETMDHAVAFAETGHLCLATLHANNANQALERIIHFFPADRHGQVWMDLSLNLKAIVAQQLVPTPDGKGRRAVIEVLLNTPLAADLIRKGEVHELKPLMKRSTEQGMQTFDQALYQLYTQGEITYEDALAYADSANDLRLMIKLGSETDADHLTTMTQGLTLEMGDDDPSRRFR, via the coding sequence ATGGAATTCGAGAAGCTGTTGCGCCTGATGGTGGAAAAGGGTGCCTCCGACCTGTTCATCACGGCGGGCGTGCCGCCCTCGATGAAGGTCAACGGCAAGGTGCTGCCGGTGACCAAGACGGCGCTGTCGCCGGAACAGACCCGCGAGACCGTGCTGTCGGTGATGAACGAGCAGCAGCGCCGCGACTTCGCCGAGAACCACGAGTGCAACTTCGCCATCAGCGCCCGGGGCGTCGGTCGTTTCCGGGTCAGCGCCTTCTACCAGCGCAACCTGGTGGGCATGGTGCTGCGCCGCATCGAGACCAACATCCCGACCATCGACGACCTGAAGCTGCCGGAAATCCTCAAGAAGCTGGCGATGACCAAGCGCGGCCTGGTGATCTTCGTCGGCGCCACCGGCACCGGTAAGTCCACTTCGCTGGCGGCGATGATCGGCTACCGCAACAAGAACTCCACCGGCCACATCATCTCCATCGAAGACCCCATCGAATACATCCACCAGCACCAGGGCTGCATCGTCACCCAGCGCGAAGTGGGCCTGGACACCGATTCCTTCGAAGTCGCCCTGAAGAACACCCTGCGTCAGGCGCCGGACGTGATCATGATCGGCGAAGTTCGCTCGCGCGAGACCATGGACCACGCCGTGGCCTTCGCCGAAACCGGCCACCTGTGCCTGGCGACGCTGCACGCCAACAACGCCAACCAGGCGCTGGAGCGGATCATCCACTTCTTCCCGGCCGACCGGCACGGCCAGGTGTGGATGGACCTCTCGCTCAACCTCAAGGCCATCGTCGCCCAGCAACTGGTGCCGACCCCTGACGGCAAGGGCCGCCGCGCGGTGATCGAGGTGCTGCTGAACACCCCGCTGGCCGCCGACCTGATCCGCAAGGGCGAAGTGCACGAGCTCAAGCCGCTGATGAAGCGCTCCACCGAGCAGGGTATGCAGACCTTCGACCAGGCGCTGTACCAGCTCTACACCCAGGGCGAGATCACCTACGAAGACGCGCTGGCCTACGCCGACTCGGCGAACGACCTGCGCCTGATGATCAAGCTGGGTTCGGAAACCGATGCCGACCACCTCACCACCATGACCCAGGGCCTCACCCTGGAGATGGGTGACGACGACCCCAGCCGCCGCTTCCGTTGA
- a CDS encoding NINE protein, which translates to MSANPDTHSKVIGYLLWIFGFTGSHRFYYGKPITGTIWFFTLGLFFIGWIIDLFLIPSMDDAADQRFRAGGVDYNVAWILLTFLGVFGVHRMYMGKWLTGILYLFTGGLFFIGVLYDFWTLNSQISERNGPQRI; encoded by the coding sequence ATGTCCGCCAACCCTGACACCCACAGCAAGGTCATCGGCTACCTGCTGTGGATCTTCGGCTTCACCGGTTCGCACCGCTTCTATTACGGCAAGCCGATCACCGGCACCATCTGGTTCTTCACCCTCGGCCTGTTCTTCATCGGCTGGATCATCGACCTGTTCCTCATCCCGTCCATGGACGACGCCGCGGACCAGCGCTTCCGCGCCGGCGGCGTGGACTACAACGTCGCCTGGATCCTGCTGACCTTCCTCGGCGTGTTCGGCGTGCACCGCATGTACATGGGCAAGTGGCTCACCGGCATCCTCTACCTGTTCACCGGTGGGCTGTTCTTCATCGGCGTGCTGTACGACTTCTGGACGCTGAACAGCCAGATTTCCGAGCGCAACGGGCCGCAGCGGATCTGA
- a CDS encoding cystathionine beta-synthase — protein MSNESRPAVLDLIGNTPMVRVTRFDTGPCTLFLKLESQNPGGSIKDRIGVAMIEAAERDGRLKPGGVIVEATAGNTGLGLALVGRAKGYRVVLVVPDKMSTEKVLHLRAMGAEVHITRSDVGKGHPEYYQDVAARLAKDLPNAFFADQFNNPANPLAHETGTGPEIWAQTGHDVDAVVVGVGSAGTLTGLTRFFGKVQPDLEMVLADPVGSIMAEYSRSGAIGTPGSWAVEGIGEDFVPSIADLSSVRHAYSISDEESFATARELLRNEGIAAGSSTGTLLAAALRFCREQTEPKRVVSLVCDTGTRYLSKVYNDQWMTDQGLLQRKRYGDLRDIIARRFEEGRVVSVGPGDTLLTAFQRMRLADISQLPVLDGKRLVGVIDESDILMGVHDDPAHFRCDVASAMSDAPETLAPGASLAELEAVLGRGLVAIIADASGFHGLITRFDLLNHLRRTLA, from the coding sequence ATGAGCAACGAATCCCGACCTGCCGTACTCGACCTGATCGGCAATACCCCCATGGTCCGCGTGACGCGCTTCGATACCGGACCCTGCACCCTGTTCCTCAAACTCGAATCGCAGAACCCCGGCGGCTCCATCAAGGACCGCATCGGCGTTGCGATGATCGAAGCCGCCGAGCGTGACGGCCGCCTCAAGCCCGGCGGCGTGATCGTCGAAGCCACCGCCGGCAATACCGGCCTGGGCCTGGCGCTGGTGGGGCGCGCCAAGGGCTATCGGGTGGTGCTGGTGGTGCCGGACAAGATGTCCACCGAGAAAGTCCTGCACCTGCGCGCCATGGGCGCCGAGGTGCACATCACCCGCTCCGACGTCGGCAAGGGCCACCCCGAGTACTACCAGGACGTCGCCGCACGATTGGCCAAGGACCTGCCCAACGCCTTCTTCGCCGACCAGTTCAACAACCCCGCCAACCCGCTGGCCCACGAAACCGGCACCGGCCCGGAAATCTGGGCGCAGACCGGTCATGACGTCGATGCCGTGGTGGTCGGCGTCGGCTCCGCCGGCACGCTCACCGGCCTCACGCGCTTCTTCGGCAAGGTCCAGCCCGACCTGGAAATGGTCCTGGCCGACCCGGTCGGCTCGATCATGGCCGAGTACTCGCGCTCCGGCGCCATCGGCACGCCCGGCTCCTGGGCGGTGGAGGGGATCGGCGAGGACTTCGTGCCCTCGATTGCCGACCTCTCCAGCGTGCGCCACGCCTACTCGATCAGCGACGAGGAAAGCTTCGCCACCGCCCGCGAGCTGCTGCGCAACGAAGGCATCGCCGCCGGCTCGTCCACCGGCACCCTGCTGGCCGCGGCGCTGCGCTTCTGCCGCGAGCAGACCGAGCCCAAGCGCGTGGTCAGCCTGGTCTGCGACACCGGCACGCGCTACCTGTCGAAGGTCTACAACGACCAGTGGATGACCGACCAGGGCCTGCTGCAGCGCAAGCGCTACGGCGACCTGCGCGACATCATCGCGCGGCGTTTCGAGGAGGGTCGGGTGGTCAGCGTCGGCCCCGGCGACACCCTGCTTACCGCCTTCCAGCGCATGCGCCTGGCGGACATTTCCCAGCTTCCCGTGCTCGACGGCAAGCGCCTGGTGGGCGTGATCGACGAGTCCGACATCCTCATGGGCGTGCACGACGACCCGGCGCATTTTCGCTGCGACGTCGCCAGCGCCATGAGCGACGCCCCGGAAACCCTCGCTCCCGGCGCCAGCCTCGCCGAACTGGAAGCGGTGCTCGGCCGCGGCCTGGTGGCCATCATCGCCGACGCCTCGGGCTTCCATGGCCTGATCACCCGATTCGATCTGCTCAACCATTTGCGGAGGACCCTCGCATGA
- a CDS encoding trans-sulfuration enzyme family protein: protein MSQHHDRLGFATRVIHAGQEPDPSTGAIMPPIYANSTYRQDSPGVHKGLDYGRSHNPTRWALERCVADLEGGSKAFAFASGLAAISAVLELLDAGSHVVSGNDLYGGTFRLFERVRRRSAGHDFHFADLAQPGALDAALTDKTRMVWVETPSNPLLRLTDLAAVARTCRERGILCVADNTFASPYVQRPLDLGFDIVVHSTTKYLNGHSDVIGGIAIVGDNPDLAERLGFLQNSVGAIAGPFDAFLTLRGVKTLALRMERHCANALELAKWLEQQPQVKRVYYPGLPSHPQHALARTQMKGFGGMISLDLDTDLAGSKRFLENVQLFALAESLGGVESLIEHPAIMTHASIPPENRAALGIGDSLIRLSVGVEDVEDLRTDLAKALAMI from the coding sequence ATGAGCCAGCACCACGACCGCCTCGGTTTCGCCACCCGCGTGATCCACGCCGGGCAGGAGCCGGACCCGTCCACCGGGGCGATCATGCCGCCGATCTACGCCAACTCCACCTACCGCCAGGACAGCCCCGGCGTGCACAAAGGGCTGGACTACGGCCGCTCGCACAACCCCACGCGCTGGGCGCTGGAGCGCTGCGTGGCGGACCTGGAAGGCGGCAGCAAGGCGTTCGCCTTCGCCTCGGGGCTGGCGGCGATTTCGGCGGTGCTGGAGCTGCTCGACGCCGGCTCGCACGTGGTGTCCGGCAATGACCTCTACGGCGGCACCTTCCGCCTGTTCGAACGCGTGCGCCGGCGCAGCGCCGGACACGACTTCCACTTCGCCGACCTGGCCCAGCCCGGTGCGCTGGACGCGGCGCTGACCGACAAGACGCGCATGGTCTGGGTGGAAACCCCGAGCAACCCGCTGCTGCGCCTGACGGATCTCGCCGCCGTCGCCCGCACCTGCCGCGAGCGCGGCATCCTCTGCGTGGCCGACAACACCTTCGCCAGCCCCTACGTGCAGCGCCCGCTGGACCTGGGCTTCGATATCGTCGTGCACTCCACCACCAAGTACCTCAACGGCCACTCCGACGTCATCGGCGGCATCGCCATCGTTGGCGACAACCCCGACCTCGCCGAGCGCCTTGGCTTCCTGCAGAACTCGGTGGGCGCCATTGCCGGGCCGTTCGACGCCTTCCTCACCCTGCGCGGGGTGAAGACCCTCGCCCTGCGCATGGAGCGCCACTGCGCCAACGCCCTGGAACTGGCGAAGTGGCTGGAGCAGCAGCCGCAGGTGAAGCGCGTCTATTACCCCGGCTTGCCGTCCCACCCGCAGCATGCGCTGGCACGCACGCAGATGAAGGGCTTCGGCGGAATGATCTCGCTGGACCTGGACACCGACCTAGCCGGTTCGAAGCGCTTCCTGGAGAACGTGCAACTGTTCGCCCTGGCGGAAAGCCTGGGCGGCGTGGAGAGCCTCATCGAGCACCCGGCGATAATGACCCACGCCAGCATCCCGCCGGAAAACCGCGCGGCGCTGGGCATCGGCGATTCGCTGATCCGCCTGTCGGTGGGCGTGGAGGACGTGGAAGACCTGCGCACCGACCTGGCCAAGGCGCTGGCGATGATCTGA
- a CDS encoding dihydroorotase: protein MTVSIRGAHLIDPASGLDKVCDLHIEAGRIVAIGDAPEGFHAAQDIDAAGLIAAPGLVDLSVALREPGYSRKGSIESETRAAAAGGVTSLCFPPQTKPVLDTSAVAELILDRAREAGNAKVFPIGALTKGLAGEQLSELVALRDAGCVAFTNGLAPMASNRVLLRSLEYAATFDLTVIFTSQDAELAEGGLAHEGPTASFRGLAGIPETAETVALARNLLLVEQSGVRAHFSQLTSARGVELIAQAQARGLPVTADVALYQLILTDEALADFSSLYHVQPPLRSHKDRDALRDAVKSGVIQAIASHHQPHEADAKNAPFAATDPGISSVELLLPLAMTLVQDGLLDLPTLLARLSSGPAAALRLPAGKLAVGAAADVVLFEADGQTLAGETWHSRGQNCPFLGHCLPGVVRCTLVDGHIVHAV from the coding sequence ATGACCGTCAGTATTCGTGGCGCCCACCTGATCGACCCGGCCAGCGGGCTGGACAAGGTCTGCGACCTGCACATCGAGGCCGGCCGCATCGTCGCCATCGGCGACGCCCCGGAGGGCTTCCATGCCGCCCAGGACATCGACGCCGCCGGCCTGATCGCCGCGCCCGGCCTGGTGGACCTGAGCGTCGCCCTGCGCGAGCCGGGCTACAGCCGCAAGGGCAGCATCGAGAGCGAAACCCGCGCCGCCGCAGCCGGCGGCGTGACCAGCCTGTGCTTCCCGCCGCAGACCAAGCCGGTGCTGGACACCTCGGCCGTCGCCGAGCTGATCCTCGACCGCGCCCGTGAAGCGGGCAATGCCAAGGTCTTCCCCATCGGCGCGCTGACCAAGGGCCTGGCGGGCGAGCAGCTGTCCGAGCTGGTCGCCCTGCGTGACGCCGGCTGCGTGGCCTTCACCAACGGCCTGGCGCCGATGGCGAGCAACCGCGTACTGCTGCGCTCGCTGGAATACGCGGCGACCTTCGACCTGACGGTGATCTTCACCTCCCAGGACGCCGAGCTGGCCGAGGGCGGCCTCGCCCACGAAGGCCCGACCGCCAGCTTCCGCGGCCTGGCGGGCATTCCGGAGACCGCCGAGACCGTGGCCCTGGCGCGCAACCTGCTGCTGGTGGAACAGTCCGGCGTGCGGGCGCACTTCAGCCAGCTGACCAGCGCCCGTGGCGTCGAGCTGATCGCCCAGGCCCAGGCCCGCGGCCTGCCGGTCACCGCCGACGTGGCGCTGTACCAGTTGATCCTCACCGACGAGGCCCTGGCGGACTTCTCCAGCCTGTACCACGTGCAGCCGCCGCTGCGCTCGCACAAGGACCGCGACGCCCTGCGTGACGCGGTGAAGAGCGGCGTGATCCAGGCCATCGCCAGCCACCACCAGCCCCATGAGGCGGACGCGAAGAACGCCCCGTTCGCCGCCACCGACCCGGGCATCAGCAGCGTGGAACTGCTGCTGCCGCTGGCGATGACCCTGGTGCAGGACGGCCTGCTCGACCTGCCGACCCTGCTCGCCCGCCTGTCCAGCGGCCCGGCCGCCGCCCTGCGCCTGCCGGCCGGCAAGCTGGCGGTGGGCGCCGCGGCGGACGTGGTGCTGTTCGAAGCCGACGGCCAGACCCTGGCGGGCGAAACCTGGCACTCCCGCGGCCAGAACTGCCCGTTCCTCGGCCACTGCCTGCCGGGCGTGGTGCGCTGCACCCTGGTGGACGGGCATATCGTCCACGCGGTGTAA